A window of the Gossypium hirsutum isolate 1008001.06 chromosome A03, Gossypium_hirsutum_v2.1, whole genome shotgun sequence genome harbors these coding sequences:
- the LOC107886184 gene encoding protein FRIGIDA isoform X1 yields MAKPSQPFLQLNSLPSIKQQPLPSPLSLPPPEPLLQTLAVLKTEPEHQQQPPSSPPQQQHRKPHFLKSMDDLASLSSAIHAFQCRFDDLTKHLDFINQAIDSKLYEPQQQKRPEIETQSHPKATETDGETEKKGLDTASPPKSSRSEIQGLCGTMCSKGLRKYIATHLSNVPKLREEVPEALKLAPEPARLVLDCIGRFFLQGIKAYDKDSPMIPARLASVLALEFFLLMMGGFHDEGKVKIAGNLKAEAENGAIAWRKRLINEGGLAKASEVDARGLLLFVAGFGIPKVFRVEDLGNLLRLCNLRAISDALKASPVLPDKMPDIIEVMAKNGMHVEAVDVASIFGLEDKCSLKKILTIFLQESAKSFKRAKQEAQNSPIALRMANERQLDALKSVVRYLEDCSSDVAKFLGSWQIEEKIFKLEEENDELHKRIEERKMIPKRKLDEMGSSSRVKSQEMKRSRFATIGSPLPNSSHVNGLHEQRATSLTEGMRLYESAICGHVTTCYPAASAVPHGLTVGSLPRNGVTQMVGINGVGSSSMMTSIGAISRSSYSRAHGEIEVNKAEQTISSALPYGGRRQHSGGQSATSMRFASLYGSSASIEGFVGLPDTTDRTSADLYRFADSIGENDSYTSNSHRTSTLPNVAPVRQSSYMY; encoded by the exons ATGGCCAAGCCTTCCCAGCCTTTCCTCCAACTCAATTCCCTCCCCTCCATCAAGCAACAACCTCTTCCATCGCCGCTGTCCCTACCACCGCCGGAACCCCTTCTTCAAACTTTAGCGGTTCTCAAAACCGAACCGGAACATCAACAACAACCGCCATCATCACCACCGCAGCAACAACATAGGAAACCCCATTTCTTGAAATCCATGGACGACCTTGCCTCCCTCTCCTCCGCAATCCACGCTTTCCAATGCAGATTCGATGACTTAACCAAACACCTCGATTTCATCAACCAAGCCATCGACTCCAAATTGTATGAACCGCAACAACAAAAACGCCCAGAAATTGAAACCCAATCCCATCCCAAAGCAACGGAGACTGATGGTGAAACGGAGAAAAAAGGACTCGACACAGCTTCTCCTCCGAAATCCTCGCGTTCTGAAATTCAAGGCCTCTGCGGGACGATGTGTAGTAAAGGACTCCGTAAATACATTGCCACCCATTTATCGAACGTTCCTAAGCTTCGAGAAGAAGTTCCTGAGGCTCTAAAGCTTGCCCCAGAACCCGCCAGATTGGTTCTTGATTGCATTGGGAGGTTCTTTCTACAAGGAATAAAGGCTTATGATAAGGACTCGCCCATGATTCCGGCAAGGCTAGCTTCGGTTTTGGCTTTGGAGTTTTTCCTTTTGATGATGGGAGGGTTTCACGATGAAGGTAAGGTTAAGATTGCGGGAAACCTTAAGGCAGAAGCGGAGAATGGAGCCATTGCGTGGCGAAAGAGGTTGATTAATGAGGGTGGATTGGCTAAGGCCAGTGAAGTTGATGCTAGGGGCTTGTTGCTTTTCGTTGCTGGTTTTGGGATTCCAAAAGTGTTCCGGGTTGAGGACTTGGGGAATTTGCTGCGCTTGTGTAATCTCAGGGCTATTTCGGATGCCTTAAAGGCCTCTCCCGTACTCCCTGATAAAATGCCTG ATATCATAGAGGTTATGGCAAAGAATGGAATGCATGTTGAAGCTGTTGATGTTGCTTCCATCTTTGGGCTTGAGGATAAATGCTCCCTTAAGAAAATTTTGACTATATTCTTGCAAGAGTCTGCAAAATCATTCAAGAGGGCAAAGCAGGAAGCGCAAAATTCTCCCATTGCACTG AGAATGGCTAATGAAAGGCAATTAGATGCTCTGAAATCCGTAGTCCGATATTTGGAAGATTGCAGTAGTGATGTAGCAAAGTTTCTTGGTTCGTGGCAAATCGAAGAGAAGATATTCAAgttggaagaagaaaatgatgaacTGCATAAAAGGATAGAGGAAAGGAAAATGATACCAAAGAGAAAACTGGATGAAATGGGGTCCTCAAGTAGGGTTAAGAGTCAAGAAATGAAACGTTCACGGTTTGCCACCATAGGGTCACCCTTGCCTAATTCTTCTCATGTCAATGGGTTGCATGAGCAACGTGCTACTAGTCTCACTGAAGGCATGAGGTTGTACGAAAGTGCTATTTGTGGTCATGTCACCACTTGTTATCCTGCTGCCTCAGCTGTACCACATGGACTAACTGTTGGTTCTTTGCCTAGAAATGGAGTTACCCAGATGGTAGGAATAAATGGTGTTGGAAGCAGCAGTATGATGACGAGCATAGGTGCCATCTCAAGAAGTTCTTATTCCAGGGCTCATGGGGAGATTGAAGTCAATAAGGCTGAGCAAACGATTAGTAGTGCTCTGCCATATGGAGGACGGCGGCAACACTCAGGTGGGCAATCCGCCACATCCATGAGATTCGCTAGTTTATACGGGTCATCAGCATCTATAGAAGGCTTTGTTGGTTTGCCCGATACTACTGACAGGACATCAGCAGATCTATATCGGTTTGCTGATTCTATAGGGGAAAATGACTCTTACACCAGTAACTCTCACCGGACTAGCACATTGCCAAATGTTGCGCCTGTCCGTCAGTCATCCTATATGTATTAG
- the LOC107886184 gene encoding protein FRIGIDA isoform X2 encodes MAKPSQPFLQLNSLPSIKQQPLPSPLSLPPPEPLLQTLAVLKTEPEHQQQPPSSPPQQQHRKPHFLKSMDDLASLSSAIHAFQCRFDDLTKHLDFINQAIDSKLYEPQQQKRPEIETQSHPKATETDGETEKKGLDTASPPKSSRSEIQGLCGTMCSKGLRKYIATHLSNVPKLREEVPEALKLAPEPARLVLDCIGRFFLQGIKAYDKDSPMIPARLASVLALEFFLLMMGGFHDEGKVKIAGNLKAEAENGAIAWRKRLINEGGLAKASEVDARGLLLFVAGFGIPKVFRVEDLGNLLRLCNLRAISDALKASPVLPDKMPDIIEVMAKNGMHVEAVDVASIFGLEDKCSLKKILTIFLQESAKSFKRAKQEAQNSPIALRMANERQLDALKSVVRYLEDCSSDVAKFLGSWQIEEKIFKLEEENDELHKRIEERKMIPKRKLDEMGSSSRVKSQEMKRSRFATIGSPLPNSSHVNGLHEQRATSLTEGMRNGVTQMVGINGVGSSSMMTSIGAISRSSYSRAHGEIEVNKAEQTISSALPYGGRRQHSGGQSATSMRFASLYGSSASIEGFVGLPDTTDRTSADLYRFADSIGENDSYTSNSHRTSTLPNVAPVRQSSYMY; translated from the exons ATGGCCAAGCCTTCCCAGCCTTTCCTCCAACTCAATTCCCTCCCCTCCATCAAGCAACAACCTCTTCCATCGCCGCTGTCCCTACCACCGCCGGAACCCCTTCTTCAAACTTTAGCGGTTCTCAAAACCGAACCGGAACATCAACAACAACCGCCATCATCACCACCGCAGCAACAACATAGGAAACCCCATTTCTTGAAATCCATGGACGACCTTGCCTCCCTCTCCTCCGCAATCCACGCTTTCCAATGCAGATTCGATGACTTAACCAAACACCTCGATTTCATCAACCAAGCCATCGACTCCAAATTGTATGAACCGCAACAACAAAAACGCCCAGAAATTGAAACCCAATCCCATCCCAAAGCAACGGAGACTGATGGTGAAACGGAGAAAAAAGGACTCGACACAGCTTCTCCTCCGAAATCCTCGCGTTCTGAAATTCAAGGCCTCTGCGGGACGATGTGTAGTAAAGGACTCCGTAAATACATTGCCACCCATTTATCGAACGTTCCTAAGCTTCGAGAAGAAGTTCCTGAGGCTCTAAAGCTTGCCCCAGAACCCGCCAGATTGGTTCTTGATTGCATTGGGAGGTTCTTTCTACAAGGAATAAAGGCTTATGATAAGGACTCGCCCATGATTCCGGCAAGGCTAGCTTCGGTTTTGGCTTTGGAGTTTTTCCTTTTGATGATGGGAGGGTTTCACGATGAAGGTAAGGTTAAGATTGCGGGAAACCTTAAGGCAGAAGCGGAGAATGGAGCCATTGCGTGGCGAAAGAGGTTGATTAATGAGGGTGGATTGGCTAAGGCCAGTGAAGTTGATGCTAGGGGCTTGTTGCTTTTCGTTGCTGGTTTTGGGATTCCAAAAGTGTTCCGGGTTGAGGACTTGGGGAATTTGCTGCGCTTGTGTAATCTCAGGGCTATTTCGGATGCCTTAAAGGCCTCTCCCGTACTCCCTGATAAAATGCCTG ATATCATAGAGGTTATGGCAAAGAATGGAATGCATGTTGAAGCTGTTGATGTTGCTTCCATCTTTGGGCTTGAGGATAAATGCTCCCTTAAGAAAATTTTGACTATATTCTTGCAAGAGTCTGCAAAATCATTCAAGAGGGCAAAGCAGGAAGCGCAAAATTCTCCCATTGCACTG AGAATGGCTAATGAAAGGCAATTAGATGCTCTGAAATCCGTAGTCCGATATTTGGAAGATTGCAGTAGTGATGTAGCAAAGTTTCTTGGTTCGTGGCAAATCGAAGAGAAGATATTCAAgttggaagaagaaaatgatgaacTGCATAAAAGGATAGAGGAAAGGAAAATGATACCAAAGAGAAAACTGGATGAAATGGGGTCCTCAAGTAGGGTTAAGAGTCAAGAAATGAAACGTTCACGGTTTGCCACCATAGGGTCACCCTTGCCTAATTCTTCTCATGTCAATGGGTTGCATGAGCAACGTGCTACTAGTCTCACTGAAGGCATGAG AAATGGAGTTACCCAGATGGTAGGAATAAATGGTGTTGGAAGCAGCAGTATGATGACGAGCATAGGTGCCATCTCAAGAAGTTCTTATTCCAGGGCTCATGGGGAGATTGAAGTCAATAAGGCTGAGCAAACGATTAGTAGTGCTCTGCCATATGGAGGACGGCGGCAACACTCAGGTGGGCAATCCGCCACATCCATGAGATTCGCTAGTTTATACGGGTCATCAGCATCTATAGAAGGCTTTGTTGGTTTGCCCGATACTACTGACAGGACATCAGCAGATCTATATCGGTTTGCTGATTCTATAGGGGAAAATGACTCTTACACCAGTAACTCTCACCGGACTAGCACATTGCCAAATGTTGCGCCTGTCCGTCAGTCATCCTATATGTATTAG